From the genome of Aerococcus urinaehominis:
CTTACAACATTATGCTGACCATGAACATGACTTTGTCAGTCAAGTTGAAGAATGGCTAGATATTGTCGTACGCGACTATCGTCCTTGGTTAAGTTATTTTTTAAATCCTCGTCAGCAAACTATTGTGCGTCAATTAGTTGCTAGCTACCCCGATTGCCAGGTTTCTTTCTGGGGGGGCTATCGGGGAGCTGAGAACCAGCGCGCTTTGATTGCCCCAAGCTATTACCCAGCTCAAACGGCGGACTTTGAAATTAGCGCTTTTGAAATTTTATATGGTGCTAAATTTAACCAATTATCCCACCGGCAAATTTTAGGCACCCTATTAGGCCAGGGAATTGACCGCAACCGGCTCGGGGACATCATTAGTGATGGCCAGGCTTGGCAATTTTTTGTTGACCAAGCTATTGGTGATTTTCTAAATATTAGCGTAGAACGCATCGGTTCGACTAAGGTGACTTTAAAGGCACTGACCGATGCTGATGAAATTCTGCATTTACAAGAAAATTGGCAAATGCGTGAATTAGTGGTTTCATCTTTGCGCTTAGACTTAGTGATTGGCGAAGCCCTAAAATTGTCACGGCAAAAAAGTAAGCAGTTGGTTGAAGGGGGCCAGTGTAAGGTGAACTGGCGTCAAGTCGACCAGGCAAGTTACTCGCTTGCCCAGGGGGATATTATTTCGGTTAGGTCTTTTGGCAGATTACGCTTTGATGGTATACTAAAAGAAACCAAAAAAGATAAGTACCGAATTAGTATCGCTGTTTTAAAAAGTAACAGTTAGGAGCAAGTATAATGAAGGCCAAAGATTTAGCAAAAAAAGAATTTAAGCAAAAGCTATCTGGTTATGATAAGCAAGAAGTCAAGGATTATCTCCAAGAAGTCATGCGGGCAATGACTAATTTGGAGGAGTCTAATGCCTATTTGCAAGACCAACTGTATCAAGCCAATGCAGAATTAGATGATTATCATAAGAAAGAGTCTGCTTTAAACCGTTCGATAGTAGTAGCCCAAGAAGCAGCTGACCAATTGAGAGCTAATGCCTTAAGTGAGGCAGATACGATTATTGCTCAGGTGGAAAAAGAGGTAGAAAGTCTACTGACTCAGGCGGCTCAAAAAGCAACTAATATCAATTATGAAACCAATAACTTACAAGAAGCATCGCGCACCTTTCTCCACCAGATGGTTGCCATGACTAAGGGTGCTCAGGCAATGTTAGCGGATGAACGATGGACCCACCTTTTTGGTCCGGAAGGTGTTGAAGAAGTTGCAACGCCTAATCTCAATGAAGTGTTGGCTCAATATAATTTGCCAGTCTATAGTGATGCGGCTGCTGTTTTTCAAGATCAAGCTGACCAAAGTCGTAAGCATCATGAAACTGAGGCTTTCTTTAATAACGATCGACCAGCAGTTAGCCAGGCTGAACTGGCCAGCCTGAACCAGGAGAAGGATGACCAAGACCAGTCCAGTCAGGCTGAGGCAACAAGCCAATCCTTGACTAGCGACCAGACCACTGAAGAGCTAGTTGATCAGAAGCCATTAGCAGATGATGAAGCAGCTAGCCTAGCCCCAATTAATCTTGAAGAAGATACTAATCAAGCTTAATTAAATATTGAAATCTGTTTGGCTTTTAGTTATGATAAATCTATATTTAAAGCAAAGAATGGAACAAGATTTATTGCCAGCTAGTTCAAAGAGAGGTCTACATTAGCTGAAAGTAG
Proteins encoded in this window:
- a CDS encoding DivIVA domain-containing protein, which encodes MKAKDLAKKEFKQKLSGYDKQEVKDYLQEVMRAMTNLEESNAYLQDQLYQANAELDDYHKKESALNRSIVVAQEAADQLRANALSEADTIIAQVEKEVESLLTQAAQKATNINYETNNLQEASRTFLHQMVAMTKGAQAMLADERWTHLFGPEGVEEVATPNLNEVLAQYNLPVYSDAAAVFQDQADQSRKHHETEAFFNNDRPAVSQAELASLNQEKDDQDQSSQAEATSQSLTSDQTTEELVDQKPLADDEAASLAPINLEEDTNQA
- a CDS encoding RNA-binding protein, with the translated sequence MCHLQHYADHEHDFVSQVEEWLDIVVRDYRPWLSYFLNPRQQTIVRQLVASYPDCQVSFWGGYRGAENQRALIAPSYYPAQTADFEISAFEILYGAKFNQLSHRQILGTLLGQGIDRNRLGDIISDGQAWQFFVDQAIGDFLNISVERIGSTKVTLKALTDADEILHLQENWQMRELVVSSLRLDLVIGEALKLSRQKSKQLVEGGQCKVNWRQVDQASYSLAQGDIISVRSFGRLRFDGILKETKKDKYRISIAVLKSNS